From the genome of Bradyrhizobium sp. G127:
GGCTTATCGCGAGGGCGACAGCGAGTTGCCCTACCCGATCGTCCATCTCGCGCCGACGCTCGGCCAGCACAACGATGAAGTGCTGCGCGGCGTGCTCGGGTTGAGCGACGCCGAGATCGCGGAGCTTGCGCGCAACGACGTGATCGGCACGTCCGCGACATTGCCGAAGCCGAAAAAGAAAAAGACCGAGGGCCGGACCGCCAGCGCGGCGGGTTAATTTCTTCAACCCGTCATTCCGGATCGGTTTGCGAAGCACACCGACCCGGAATCTCGAAGAGTATCGGAAGCAACTTCTGGATTCGGGGTTCGCTCGCAACAGCTCGCGCCCCGGAATGACGATTGGTATTCAGACTCTGCCCCAACTCCCCATGAACTGCATCACCACCTCGCGGCTGTGCGGCCGCGCGCGATGCTCGATCAAGTAGACCGCCTGCCAGGTGCCGAGCGCGAGCGATCCGCCGATCACCGGTATTTGCAGGTTGGTGCAGGTCAGCATGGTCTTGATATGGGCCGGCATGTCGTCCGGACCTTCCACTGTGTGACGCCAGCCGCCGTCCACCGGCGCGAACCGCCGCAACGATGTGATGAGATCAGCCAGCACATCCGGATCGGCATTTTCCTGAATGGTCAGCGATGCCGAGGTATGGCGGATGAATAGACCGACGCAGCCATTCTGGCCGCCGGTCTCTTTCAGGAATCGCGCGACCTCGCGGGTGATGTCGACAAATCCCTCGCCCTTCGTCGGCACGGTGAGCACCGACGTGGCAATGGTCTCTACCCTGGTCGCATGAACCGGCGTCTGCTTCATGGCGGCATCATCACTTAAAGCCGCGCGGCTGTCGCCGGATCTTCCTCGCCCCCGAAGTATTTTTTCAGCGCTGCGACGAACTCCGCGTTGTCCGCGGTCGCCCGCGCAAACAGCGTCATCGACGATCTGAACTTCATGTCGTCCGGCTGGCCAAGAACCGCAGTGATGTTATTGCCCGCCACGGCGTTCACCAGCCGCGTGCATTCGCGCAGCCTCGGCCCGAGCACCGGATGCGCGAGATAGGCCACGGCCTCGGCAAGCGAGCCGATGGCATAGCGCTGGGCCATCGCGCTGTGTCCGAGGCCCTCGATCTGCGGAAAGACGAACCACATCCAGTGGCTCTGCTTGCGGCCGGCTTGCAGTTCGGACAGCACGCGCGGATAAACCTGCTCCTGCGCGGCGACGAAACGCTCGAGATTGTAGCTGTCGGTCATGGCTCCGCACGGAAAGACGGGCGCACCGCACATCCGGTGCGCCCATGAACGTCCCGGCACTCTACATCGCGACGCCGTAATAGTCGCCCAGCCCCTTGGTGCGCGTGCCGCTCCAGTCCCATTCGCTTTCGTCGGCGTATTTCGGCGCGCCCTTCAGCTTTTCAACCGGAATCATGGTCTGATAGCCGCCGAGTTCGACGTTGTATTTCAGCGACGACCACGGCAGCGGATAGTGATCGTCGCCGATGCCGAGGAATCCGCCGAAGCTGAGCACGGCATACGACACCTTGCCTGTGGTCTTTTCGATCATCACGCGCTCGATCGACCCGATCTTGTCGCCGTCCGCGCCGTAGACCGCGGTTCCGTCGACCTTGTCGCTGCCGATCAAGGTGGATGTTTCACGTGCGTCCTGAGCCATTGTTGCCTCCATCGTTTCGTGACCTGTGAAGCCAACGATGGAGGCGAATGCACGTTCCCCGATGCGGCAAAAACTCCCGAGCGGAACCTGCAGCAGCCTACGGCTTGCCGTGCTCGCGCAAGAATGCGGCGTAGGCGCGCTTCATGCCGTCCTCGAGCGACGTCGAGGCGCGCCATCCGGTTTTCGCGAGCTTCTCGACATCGAGCAGCTTGCGCGGCGTGCCATCCGGCTTGGTCGGATCGAACGCGATCGCGCCGGTGTAGCCCACGGTCTTCGCCACCACGCGGGCGAAATCGGCGATCGAAATATCCTCCCCGGTGCCGACATTGATCAGGCTGCCGTCGGAATAGTTCTTCATCAGATGGATCGAGGCGTCGGCCATGTCGTCGACATACAGGAACTCGCGCCGCGGCGTGCCGGTGCCCCACACCACCACCTCGCGCGCGCCGCTCTCCTTCGCCTCATGGAAACGGCGGATCAGCGCCGCGACGACGTGGCTGTATTGCGGATGATAGTTGTCGCCGGGGCCGTAGAGATTGGTCGGCATGATGCTGATGAAGTCGCTGCCGTACTGGCTGCGATAGGCTTCCGCCATCTTGACGCCGGCGATCTTGGCGATCGCATAGGGCTCGTTGGTCGGCTCCAGCGTGCCGGTCAGCAGCGAATCCTCGCGTAGCGGCTGCGGGGCGAGCTTCGGATAGATGCAGGAGGAGCCGAGAAACAGCAGCTTCTCAACGCCGTGCACATGGGCGGCGTGGATGACGTTGGTGGCGATCAGCAGGTTCTGGTAGATGAACTCGGCGCGCAGGTCGTTGTTGGCGACGATGCCGCCGACCTTGGCGGCGGCATGAAACACGACCTGCGGACGATTGGCGGCGAACCAGCGGTTGGTCGCGGCCTGATCGAGCAGGTCGACCTCGCTTCGCTGCACGGTGAGAATGTCGACGCCTTCGCGGCCGAGGCGGCGCACCAAAGCGCT
Proteins encoded in this window:
- a CDS encoding GDP-L-fucose synthase; translated protein: MTVMPFDLKGKRVFVAGHRGMVGSALVRRLGREGVDILTVQRSEVDLLDQAATNRWFAANRPQVVFHAAAKVGGIVANNDLRAEFIYQNLLIATNVIHAAHVHGVEKLLFLGSSCIYPKLAPQPLREDSLLTGTLEPTNEPYAIAKIAGVKMAEAYRSQYGSDFISIMPTNLYGPGDNYHPQYSHVVAALIRRFHEAKESGAREVVVWGTGTPRREFLYVDDMADASIHLMKNYSDGSLINVGTGEDISIADFARVVAKTVGYTGAIAFDPTKPDGTPRKLLDVEKLAKTGWRASTSLEDGMKRAYAAFLREHGKP
- a CDS encoding secondary thiamine-phosphate synthase enzyme YjbQ, with translation MKQTPVHATRVETIATSVLTVPTKGEGFVDITREVARFLKETGGQNGCVGLFIRHTSASLTIQENADPDVLADLITSLRRFAPVDGGWRHTVEGPDDMPAHIKTMLTCTNLQIPVIGGSLALGTWQAVYLIEHRARPHSREVVMQFMGSWGRV
- a CDS encoding PRC-barrel domain-containing protein — encoded protein: MAQDARETSTLIGSDKVDGTAVYGADGDKIGSIERVMIEKTTGKVSYAVLSFGGFLGIGDDHYPLPWSSLKYNVELGGYQTMIPVEKLKGAPKYADESEWDWSGTRTKGLGDYYGVAM
- a CDS encoding DUF1810 domain-containing protein; amino-acid sequence: MTDSYNLERFVAAQEQVYPRVLSELQAGRKQSHWMWFVFPQIEGLGHSAMAQRYAIGSLAEAVAYLAHPVLGPRLRECTRLVNAVAGNNITAVLGQPDDMKFRSSMTLFARATADNAEFVAALKKYFGGEEDPATAARL